A section of the Primulina eburnea isolate SZY01 chromosome 1, ASM2296580v1, whole genome shotgun sequence genome encodes:
- the LOC140831404 gene encoding autophagy-related protein 9-like, with the protein MFREFNEVDHLFKHGMNGSLVQASNYLKQVPSPISTIIAMIIPFVSGGFAAVLRVITFLKNLCWKAIYLVATYSGMLRCLEL; encoded by the exons ATGTTTAGAGAATTCAATGAG GTTGACCATTTGTTCAAGCACGGGATGAATGGCAGCTTGGTACAAGCTTCTAATTATCTAAAGCAGGTTCCTTCTCCTATCTCGACTATTATTGCAATGATTATCCCATTCGTTTCTGGTGGCTTTGCTGCTGTGCTTAGAGTCATTACATTCCTAAAGAATCTTTGCTGGAAGGCCAT ATATTTGGTTGCAACTTATTCTGGTATGCTGCGGTGTTTGGAACTGTAA
- the LOC140808127 gene encoding uncharacterized protein, protein MKQYFCFLDIDEDEDDEEDVQPSKKRSLTSIHETGTGSGSGSGSVKGPSGPMDLFITKKKTKKGKLRQTNINDACDKEHRDRTVQKIARFMYQAAISFNAAHLDSFKEMIEAIWYHFYDECEKYGCSIMSDGWTDRKHRTLINFLVNSPKGTMFLESVDASAHVKTGTLLYELLDRFVECVGEKNVVQVITDNGSNYVLAGKLLQAKRPNLFWTPCAAHCIDLMLEDIGKIEVVRKTISRAIALVGYIYNHGGVLHMMREFTGNRELARHGVTRFTTTFLTLQSLHNDKKL, encoded by the exons ATGAAGCAATATTTTTGCTTTCTTGATATCGATGAAGATGAAGACGATGAAGAAGATGTACAACCAAGCAAAAAGAGAAGTTTGACTTCCATACACGAGACTGGAACTGGAAGTGGAAGTGGCAGTGGTAGTGTTAAAGGGCCGTCTGGGCCGATGGATCTCTTTATCACGAAGAAGAAAACCAAAAAGGGGAAATTGAGGCAAACAAACATAAACGATGCTTGTGATAAAGAGCATAGAGATCGAACAGTTCAAAAGATAGCTCGTTTCATGTATCAAGCTGCGATTTCTTTCAATGCTGCCCATTTAGATAGCTTCAAGGAAATGATTGAAGCCATAT GGTACCACTTTTACGATGAATGTGAGAAATATGGTTGCTCAATTATGTCTGATGGGTGGACTGATAGGAAGCATAGAACATTGATCAACTTTTTGGTTAATTCACCCAAAGGAACAATGTTCTTGGAATCTGTGGATGCATCCGCCCATGTCAAGACTGGAACCCTGTTATATGAGTTGCTTGATAGATTTGTAGAGTGTGTGGGAGAGAAAAATGTCGTGCAAGTGATTACAGACAATGGCAGTAATTATGTTTTAGCTG gtAAACTTCTACAAGCAAAAAGACCGAATTTGTTTTGGACTCCATGTGCTGctcattgcattgatttgatgcTAGAGGATATTGGCAAAATTGAGGTGGTTCGGAAGACTATTTCTAGAGCGATTGCTCTTGTTGGTTACATTTACAATCATGGAGGTGTTTTGCACATGATGAGAGAATTTACTGGAAACAGAGAGCTGGCAAGACATGGAGTCACCCGTTTTACTACTACATTTCTCACTTTGCAAAGCCTCCACAACGACAAAAAGCTTTGA